In Chryseobacterium sp. C-71, the genomic window CTCCTTGTTTCAACTGTAAAAGTTCCGACTGCTCTGCTACCGTCGAAGGATGCGAAATTGTCTGATGAGCCAAAATAGGAAATGCACGGTCTTCATAAGCAAAATCTTCAAAAATACTTTCGATAAAAAGATGTCTCGGAATCTCATTCATCGCAGAAAGTACATTCTCGTCAGAAATCCCAATTTGCTGGCGTAGATAATTGATTAAATTCCTTCTTTTCCCTTTGTGTACAAATGAATCGTGCGTCATCAGATCGTTGTTATTAGTTAGCAGGCGCTAGTTTATCACAAAAATACTAAAACAATCATTATTTGTCAACCTAAAACCTATCATCAGTTTCCGAATATCTAAAATTACTATATTTACAAAAATTAAAAAGCTATGTTGAAAGCAGGTTTGGTAGGTGCCGGACATTTGGGAAAAATACATTTACGACTTCTCAATCAGTCTGATAAATATGAATTTATCGGTTTCCACGATAAGGATGCAGAAAATGGTAAAAAACTGGAAGCCGAATTTGGTTACAAATATTTTGAAAACCTTGAAGATTTGTTAAGTCAAATCGACATGTTGGATATTGTAACACCAACGCTTTATCATTATGATTACGCTCTGAAAGCCATCGATAAAGGTCTTCATTTTTTCATAGAAAAACCAATTACCCAAACGCTTGAACAGGCAGAAGAAATTCTTTATAAATGTCGTGAATTTGGCATCAAAGCACAGGTAGGACACGTTGAAAGGTACAATCCTGCATTTATCGGAGCTAAAGATTATATTCAGAATCCGATGTTTATTGAAATTCACCGTCTGGCAGAATTTAATCCTCGCGGGACTGATGTTTCAGTGGTTTTAGACTTAATGATTCACGATCTGGATATTTTATTGAGTGTTGTAAAATCTAGAGTTAAAAAAATTCACGCAAGTGGCGTTTGTGTGGTAAGCAAAAGCCCAGATATTGCCAACGCAAGAATCGAGTTTGAAAACGGATGTGTTGCCAACTTGACCACTTCAAGAATATCCATGAAAGCGATGAGAAAAAGCAGATTTTTCCAAAAAGACGCTTATGTTTCTGTAGATTTCTTAGAGAAAAAAGCGGAAGTGATCAGAATGAAAGACGCTCCAGAGAACCCTACTCCATTTGATATGATTATAGAGAATGCTGAAGGTGAGAAAAATCAGATTTTGTTTGAATATCCAAACATTCAGCCTAATAATGCAATATTGGATGAATTAAATTCTTTCGCAGATGCCATTTTAGAAGATAAAAATGTGGAAGTTTCTCTGGAAGACGGAACTGAAGCGTTGAAAGTTGCTCTAGAGATTATGAAACTGATCAGTTAAGTGAAACAAGGTTTTTTCATTATTATATCAATACTTTTAGTTGCTTGTGATAAAAGTAGCAGTCTCTCTTGTGAGCAACAGCATGAAAAAGCCAAAAATGATTTTAAGAACAATAAATTTGTTTATTATGATTATCTTCAATCAGATAAAAGTTTTGACAGAAAGGAGTACAGCCGGCTTTTGAAAGAGAATCAAATTACTCTCGACACCTTATTTCCCGCAGGATGTATACCTTCTTCTCAAACAGAAATAAATGAGAATTGCTATAAAAATATGATGAATAGTAATATAAATGCCAAATTTGGAAATCAATTTTTCGATAGTTTGCGGTTAAAATCTACAATCAAAAATAATTAAAACGGAATTAAATAATTCCGTTTTTTGTTTTGATAAACTTATTTTTAAATAGGATTTTTTTCAACAATTTTTAAATATATTTGTTAAAATCAAAATACTCAAAACTCCCCTCATATTTAAAAATCAATCCAATGAAAAGAACCATCCTATTATCCGCACTTTTATTGTCTCAATTTGGGACATCGCAATTATTAAAAACCGACGGAAAAAAAATTGTAAACGACAAAGGAGAAAATATTCAATTAAGAGGCCTAGGTTTGGGAGGCTGGATGTTACAGGAAGGCTACATGCTGAAAACGGCAGATTTTGCAGGTCCGCAATTTAAAATCAAAGAAAAAATTGCCGATTTGATTGGTCAGGAAGGAATGGAAAATTTTTACAAGGCTTACCTGAAAAACGGAATTACAAAGCAGGACATTGATTTTTTAGCAAAATCAGGTTTCAATTCTATCAGACTTCCGATGCACTATAACTTATACACTTTACCCATCGAAAAAGAAGAGGTAAAAGGTCAAAACACCTGGTTGGAAGAAGGTTTTAAAATGACCGATGACTTATTGAAATGGTGCAAAGACAACAAAATTTATTTAATACTTGACCTTCACGCTGTTCCGGGCGGGCAGGGAAATGATGCGAATATTTCAGACAATGACAAATCCAAACCTTCACTTTGGGAAAATGAAGACAATCAAAAGAAAACCATTGCTCTTTGGAAAAAATTAGCAGAAAGATACAAAGATGAACCCTGGATTGGAGGTTATGATTTAATCAACGAACCCAATATCAACTTCACCGGAAAAAACCCGAATGGTACAGACGAAATGTCGAACGCTCCACTTTGGAAATTACAGAAAGAAATTACAGAAGCCATCCGTGAGGTTGACAAAAAACACATTATTTTTCTTGAAGGAAACGGATGGGGAAATAATTATAACGGGTTAATCCCAATTTGGGATGACAATATGGCTTTCAGTTTCCATAAATATTGGAATTACAACAATGATGAGACCTTAAAGTTCGCTTTAGATCTGAGAGAAAAACACAATATGCCAATTTGGTTGGGCGAAACGGGAGAAAATTCAAACGTTTGGTTTACAGAACTGATTCAGCTTTTAGACAAACATAATATTGGCTATGCCTTTTGGCCAATGAAAAAAATCGATAACATTGCAGGAATTACCAATGTAAAAATCACTCCTGAATATCAAAAATTGTTAAATTACTGGAAAAACGGAGGCGAAAAACCATCCAAAGAATTCGCAACCAAAGCATTGATGCAGATTGCAGAAAATTATAAATTCAGCAATGTCGAAATTAAAAACGACGTGATCGATGCGATGTTCAGACAGACGAAAGATAACTCAACAAAACCTTTTAAAAATCACCAAGCTCCCGGAAAGGTGAACGCAACTGATTATGATTTGGGGCAAATAGGTTCTGCTTATCAGGATAAAGATTTCATCAATCTTTGGGTGAGTGACGCTGCAAAAAGATCTGAATGGAATTCAGGAAATCAACTCAGAAATGACGGAGTTGATATTTATAAAACAAAAGACAACAATTATTACGTTGGAAAAACGGAAAGCGGAGAATGGCTTCAGTACACTATCAATTCGAAAACGGATCGAGCTTATAGTTTTGAGATAAAATATGCAAGCGCTAAAGACGGGAAAATCAGAATTGAAGATGGTTCAGGAAAACAATTATCAACGCTATCTTTACAATCTACCGGTGGAAATGAAACTTGGAAAACAACTTCTATCAAAGAAATTAACCTTAAAAAGGGAGAAAATAAAATCAGGATTTATTTTGAAAACTATGGCATTAATATAAATTCTTTTGAATTGAAATAATAAAAAATATTAAATTGCAAATCCCTTTTAGAATCTAAAAGGGATTTATTTTAAACAAAAATTTCCGCTAAAAATCTTCGTATGAAAAAAATAA contains:
- a CDS encoding Gfo/Idh/MocA family protein, which encodes MLKAGLVGAGHLGKIHLRLLNQSDKYEFIGFHDKDAENGKKLEAEFGYKYFENLEDLLSQIDMLDIVTPTLYHYDYALKAIDKGLHFFIEKPITQTLEQAEEILYKCREFGIKAQVGHVERYNPAFIGAKDYIQNPMFIEIHRLAEFNPRGTDVSVVLDLMIHDLDILLSVVKSRVKKIHASGVCVVSKSPDIANARIEFENGCVANLTTSRISMKAMRKSRFFQKDAYVSVDFLEKKAEVIRMKDAPENPTPFDMIIENAEGEKNQILFEYPNIQPNNAILDELNSFADAILEDKNVEVSLEDGTEALKVALEIMKLIS
- a CDS encoding cellulase family glycosylhydrolase, which encodes MKRTILLSALLLSQFGTSQLLKTDGKKIVNDKGENIQLRGLGLGGWMLQEGYMLKTADFAGPQFKIKEKIADLIGQEGMENFYKAYLKNGITKQDIDFLAKSGFNSIRLPMHYNLYTLPIEKEEVKGQNTWLEEGFKMTDDLLKWCKDNKIYLILDLHAVPGGQGNDANISDNDKSKPSLWENEDNQKKTIALWKKLAERYKDEPWIGGYDLINEPNINFTGKNPNGTDEMSNAPLWKLQKEITEAIREVDKKHIIFLEGNGWGNNYNGLIPIWDDNMAFSFHKYWNYNNDETLKFALDLREKHNMPIWLGETGENSNVWFTELIQLLDKHNIGYAFWPMKKIDNIAGITNVKITPEYQKLLNYWKNGGEKPSKEFATKALMQIAENYKFSNVEIKNDVIDAMFRQTKDNSTKPFKNHQAPGKVNATDYDLGQIGSAYQDKDFINLWVSDAAKRSEWNSGNQLRNDGVDIYKTKDNNYYVGKTESGEWLQYTINSKTDRAYSFEIKYASAKDGKIRIEDGSGKQLSTLSLQSTGGNETWKTTSIKEINLKKGENKIRIYFENYGININSFELK